A single genomic interval of Helianthus annuus cultivar XRQ/B chromosome 13, HanXRQr2.0-SUNRISE, whole genome shotgun sequence harbors:
- the LOC110900573 gene encoding uncharacterized protein LOC110900573, whose protein sequence is MRQKLMTHDKILQWTHTRNNNMNMICCLLCYEDIDSHHHLFFECKFSAQIWDRVRIEAGMRNVEPKWSAIVDWLRHRARSKSAANLICRLIVAASAYAIWRERNKRFFKNHARPPENVCDSIFDMVRYKLMGLKFKNTPKVRALLDKWKIHGDSVVDDGG, encoded by the coding sequence AAAATTCTTCAGTGGACCCACACTAGGAATAACAACATGAACATGATATGTTGTCTCCTATGTTATGAAGATATTGATTCGCATCATCACTTGTTCTTTGAATGCAAGTTTTCGGCTCAGATATGGGATAGGGTTCGGATAGAAGCGGGAATGAGGAATGTGGAACCAAAGTGGAGTGCTATTGTTGATTGGCTTCGGCATCGAGCAAGATCAAAATCTGCTGCTAATCTTATCTGTCGCTTAATTGTTGCAGCTTCCGCTTATGCTATTTGGCGTGAACGAAACAAGCGGTTTTTCAAAAACCATGCTAGACCGCCGGAAAACGTTTGTGACTCGATTTTTGACATGGTCCGCTATAAGTTAATGGGTTTGAAGTTCAAGAACACGCCTAAAGTGAGGGCACTTCTCGACAAGTGGAAGATTCATGGTGATTCGGTTGTGGACGATGGAGGATAA